From the genome of Nakamurella flavida, one region includes:
- the fbaA gene encoding class II fructose-bisphosphate aldolase yields MPIATPEQYREMLDRAKAGGFAYPAINVTGSQTLNAALQGFAEAESDGIVQVSVGTAQYLSGGRVKDRFLGSAALADYAHRVAAGYGITVGLHTDHCPTGSLGDWVEPLLQDSIERRGRGLGPLYNSHMWDGSAVGMTENLDTARRLLDLSVRADTVLEIEVGIIGGEEDGVSHEINEKLYSSVDDARAVVEALGTGERGRYLVAFAFGNVHGVYNPSSVHLRPEILGEIQRDIGARTGTEKPFDLVFHGGSGSSAADIAAAVGHGVVKMNIDTDTQYAFTRSIAGHMFSRYDHVLKIDGHYGNKKSYDPRSWGATAETAMAARVVEATQQLGSAGRSMGR; encoded by the coding sequence GCCCATCGCCACCCCCGAGCAGTACCGCGAGATGCTCGACCGGGCCAAGGCCGGCGGATTCGCCTACCCCGCCATCAACGTCACCGGTTCGCAGACCCTGAACGCCGCCCTGCAGGGCTTCGCCGAGGCCGAGAGCGACGGCATCGTGCAGGTCTCCGTGGGCACCGCGCAGTACCTGTCCGGTGGGCGGGTGAAGGACCGCTTCCTGGGGTCGGCCGCGCTCGCGGACTACGCGCACCGGGTCGCCGCCGGGTACGGCATCACCGTCGGGCTGCACACCGACCACTGTCCGACCGGTTCGCTGGGGGACTGGGTGGAGCCGCTGCTGCAGGATTCGATCGAGCGGCGTGGCCGCGGTCTCGGCCCGCTGTACAACTCGCACATGTGGGACGGCTCGGCCGTCGGGATGACCGAGAACCTGGACACCGCACGGCGTCTGCTCGACCTCTCGGTCCGGGCGGACACGGTGCTGGAGATCGAGGTCGGCATCATCGGTGGTGAGGAGGACGGGGTCTCGCACGAGATCAACGAGAAGCTCTACTCCTCGGTGGACGACGCCCGGGCGGTCGTCGAGGCCCTGGGTACGGGGGAGCGCGGCCGGTACCTGGTCGCTTTCGCGTTCGGCAACGTGCACGGCGTCTACAACCCTTCCTCGGTGCATCTGCGGCCGGAGATCCTCGGGGAGATCCAGCGGGACATCGGTGCTCGGACGGGGACGGAGAAGCCGTTCGATCTGGTCTTCCACGGCGGATCCGGGTCCAGCGCGGCGGACATCGCGGCCGCCGTCGGCCACGGCGTGGTGAAGATGAACATCGACACCGACACCCAGTACGCCTTCACGCGATCCATCGCCGGGCACATGTTCAGCCGCTACGACCACGTGCTGAAGATCGACGGCCACTACGGGAACAAGAAGTCCTACGATCCGCGTTCGTGGGGCGCGACCGCCGAGACGGCCATGGCCGCCCGGGTTGTCGAGGCCACCCAGCAGCTGGGCTCGGCCGGTCGGAGCATGGGCCGCTGA
- a CDS encoding substrate-binding domain-containing protein produces MQTSSLRRWTAPFALVAASALVLSACGGASDTASSATSAAGSAVSSATSAAGSAVSSATASSSAASGSATSGSAGSSSASSAAVPDGDPVSVTLITKDSTNPFWIAMQEGAQKAAGELNGVTITIAAGKADGDEQGQVDAIEQSIARGDKGILITPNGPAVNPAIEKARAAGLFVIALDTPPDPADTVDITFATDNFSAGNLVGEWAKGSLAGQKATIALLDAFNDKIVTVDVNRDQGFLSGMGIDVADKTVKGDEAKTGSYDGGEYEIACQEASQATPDGGKTAMENCLAANPDINVVYTINEQAAIGAASALQAAGKTDTLVVSVDGGCEGVSNVKNGTIGATSQQYPLLMAQLGVNAIVTIARGGEKPAVTEGLDFYDTGVALVTDKPVDGVDSIDTTEGTNLCWG; encoded by the coding sequence ATGCAGACCTCTTCCCTCCGTCGGTGGACGGCCCCGTTCGCCCTCGTGGCCGCCTCCGCCCTGGTGCTCTCCGCCTGTGGTGGCGCCTCCGACACGGCGAGCTCGGCCACCAGCGCCGCCGGCAGCGCCGTGTCGTCCGCGACCTCCGCGGCCGGCAGCGCCGTGAGCAGCGCGACCGCCTCGAGCAGCGCCGCCTCCGGGTCGGCCACCTCCGGTTCGGCCGGCTCCTCCAGCGCCTCCAGCGCCGCGGTTCCGGACGGCGACCCGGTCTCGGTCACCCTGATCACCAAGGACTCCACCAACCCGTTCTGGATCGCCATGCAGGAAGGCGCCCAGAAGGCCGCCGGCGAGCTCAACGGCGTCACCATCACCATCGCCGCCGGCAAGGCCGACGGTGACGAGCAGGGCCAGGTCGACGCGATCGAGCAGTCCATCGCCCGCGGCGACAAGGGCATCCTGATCACCCCCAACGGCCCCGCGGTCAACCCGGCGATCGAGAAGGCCCGCGCTGCCGGCCTCTTCGTCATCGCGCTGGACACCCCGCCGGACCCGGCCGACACGGTCGACATCACCTTCGCCACCGACAACTTCTCGGCCGGCAACCTGGTCGGCGAGTGGGCCAAGGGCTCCCTGGCCGGCCAGAAGGCGACCATCGCCCTGCTCGACGCGTTCAACGACAAGATCGTGACCGTCGACGTCAACCGCGACCAGGGCTTCCTGTCCGGCATGGGCATCGACGTCGCCGACAAGACCGTCAAGGGCGACGAGGCCAAGACCGGCTCGTACGACGGTGGCGAGTACGAGATCGCCTGCCAGGAGGCCTCGCAGGCCACCCCTGACGGCGGCAAGACGGCCATGGAGAACTGCCTGGCCGCCAACCCCGACATCAACGTCGTCTACACCATCAACGAGCAGGCTGCCATCGGTGCCGCCAGCGCGCTGCAGGCCGCCGGCAAGACCGACACCCTCGTCGTCTCCGTCGACGGTGGCTGCGAAGGCGTCTCCAACGTCAAGAACGGCACCATCGGCGCCACCTCGCAGCAGTACCCGCTGCTGATGGCCCAGCTCGGCGTCAACGCGATCGTCACCATCGCCCGTGGCGGCGAGAAGCCGGCCGTGACCGAGGGCCTGGACTTCTACGACACCGGCGTCGCGCTGGTGACGGACAAGCCGGTCGACGGCGTGGACAGCATCGACACCACCGAGGGCACCAACCTCTGCTGGGGCTGA
- a CDS encoding NAD(P)-dependent alcohol dehydrogenase, whose protein sequence is MTAATSVVAGETLPSSMRASVLTGALKISMDERAVPTPALHQVLVHVSKVGVCGSDIHYYREGRVGPFVVDAPLVLGHELSGRIVAVGEGVDTSRIGERVAVEPQKPCRLCSQCKAGRYNLCPFMEFYATPPIDGAFCEYVVIESDFAHAVPDAVSDEAAALIEPLSVGIAASRKARIVPGSRVLIAGAGPIGVIATQAARAFGAAEVIVSDPVAERRAMAMRFGATSTIDPMTEDSRPLKVDAFVDACGIPRAIVSGLESLRGAGVAVLVGTGFDEVSMPIPTIMNNELVVTSVFRYTDTWPLGAHLVASGQVDLDSLVTSRFDLDTVEDALNADKNPDNLKTIVEAK, encoded by the coding sequence ATGACAGCAGCCACCTCGGTCGTCGCAGGCGAGACCCTGCCGAGCAGCATGCGCGCCAGCGTCCTGACCGGCGCGTTGAAGATCTCGATGGACGAGCGCGCCGTTCCCACCCCCGCGCTGCATCAGGTCCTGGTCCACGTCTCGAAGGTCGGTGTCTGCGGGTCGGACATCCACTACTACCGCGAGGGCCGGGTCGGCCCCTTCGTCGTGGACGCGCCGCTGGTCCTGGGGCACGAGCTGTCCGGCCGGATCGTCGCCGTCGGCGAGGGCGTGGACACCTCCCGGATCGGCGAGCGTGTCGCCGTGGAGCCGCAGAAGCCGTGCCGGCTGTGCAGCCAGTGCAAGGCCGGCCGCTACAACCTGTGCCCGTTCATGGAGTTCTACGCGACCCCGCCGATCGACGGTGCGTTCTGCGAGTACGTCGTCATCGAGTCCGACTTCGCCCACGCGGTGCCCGACGCGGTGAGCGACGAGGCCGCCGCGCTGATCGAGCCGTTGTCGGTGGGTATCGCGGCGTCCCGCAAGGCGCGCATCGTCCCCGGCTCGCGCGTGCTCATCGCCGGCGCGGGCCCCATCGGCGTCATCGCCACCCAGGCGGCGCGCGCGTTCGGTGCCGCCGAGGTCATCGTCAGCGACCCGGTCGCCGAGCGCCGGGCCATGGCCATGCGGTTCGGCGCCACCTCCACCATCGACCCGATGACCGAGGACTCCCGTCCGCTCAAGGTCGACGCCTTCGTCGACGCCTGCGGCATCCCGCGCGCCATCGTCTCCGGCCTGGAGTCGCTGCGCGGAGCCGGTGTCGCCGTGCTGGTGGGTACCGGGTTCGACGAGGTCTCGATGCCCATCCCGACCATCATGAACAACGAGCTGGTGGTGACCTCGGTGTTCCGCTACACCGACACCTGGCCGCTGGGCGCGCATCTCGTCGCCTCCGGCCAGGTCGACCTGGATTCCCTGGTCACCAGTCGTTTCGACCTGGACACCGTCGAGGACGCGTTGAACGCGGACAAAAACCCGGACAACCTCAAGACCATCGTGGAGGCCAAGTGA